A window of the Henckelia pumila isolate YLH828 chromosome 3, ASM3356847v2, whole genome shotgun sequence genome harbors these coding sequences:
- the LOC140891658 gene encoding trans-cinnamate:CoA ligase, peroxisomal-like: protein MDRLPKCDANYVPLTPLTFLKRAAMVYSSRTSIIYYDVTFTWLQTYKRCCRLASALRSFNIVKNDVVSVLAPNIPAMYEMHFAVPMAGAVLNTINTRLDAKNIATILRHSEAKILFVDYQYVPLARDALRLLMANVPSNKMPFVVVIDDLAATTGIRLGELEYEQLVCQGNPGYIPGEIIQEWDPIALNYTSGTTSEPKGVVYSHRGAYLSTLSLILGWEMKTEPVYLWSLPMFHCNGWTFTWGVAARGGTNVCIRNTTAREMYESIHRYNVTHMCCAPIVFNILLEAEPHEQRPAVTKKVEILTGGAPPPAALLERIEGLGFHVTHAYGLTEATGPALVCEWKKEWNEFPGEEQAKLKARQGICTLTLADVDVKDCDSMASVPRDGKTMGEIVLRGSSIMKGYLKDEMGTRKTFRNGWFWTGDVGVVHPDGYVEIKDRSKDVIISGGENISSVEVEAALYKHADVVEAAVVAMPHPKWGESPCAFVVMRNRGGSVVTEMDIIDHCRKNMPGYMVPKKVHFMADLPKTSTGKVQKFELRAMTKNFVVSDHTGSRKAPTADSAKNKIRETPSIYYDHHDQTQHQQHHNILAVSRL, encoded by the exons ATGGATAGACTTCCTAAATGTGATGCCAATTATGTTCCTCTTACCCCCTTAACTTTCTTGAAGAGGGCTGCCATGGTTTATTCGAGCCGAACGTCGATAATATACTACGACGTCACGTTTACGTGGCTTCAAACTTATAAGAGGTGTTGCCGCCTTGCTTCCGCCCTCCGGTCCTTTAACATTGTCAAAAATGATGTG GTCTCAGTTCTGGCGCCAAACATCCCGGCAATGTATGAAATGCACTTCGCAGTGCCAATGGCAGGCGCGGTTCTGAACACGATCAACACGAGGCTCGACGCCAAAAACATCGCTACTATCCTTCGACATTCTGAAGCCAAGATTCTCTTCGTGGACTACCAGTATGTGCCTCTAGCACGCGATGCGTTGCGTCTTCTGATGGCGAATGTGCCGAGCAATAAGATGCCATTCGTCGTTGTCATAGACGACTTAGCCGCTACGACGGGGATTCGTTTAGGCGAGCTGGAATACGAGCAGCTCGTGTGTCAGGGGAATCCGGGGTATATTCCAGGGGAAATCATCCAAGAGTGGGATCCGATTGCTTTGAATTACACATCCGGCACCACGTCGGAGCCGAAAGGCGTGGTGTATAGCCACAGGGGAGCTTATTTGAGCACACTGAGCCTGATTTTGGGATGGGAAATGAAGACCGAGCCTGTTTATCTATGGTCCCTGCCAATGTTCCACTGCAACGGCTGGACTTTCACGTGGGGTGTGGCGGCCCGAGGCGGTACCAATGTTTGTATTCGCAACACGACGGCTCGGGAAATGTACGAAAGCATCCATCGTTACAATGTCACGCACATGTGCTGCGCGCCTATAGTGTTCAATATTCTATTAGAAGCCGAGCCACACGAGCAGAGGCCTGCTGTAACCAAGAAAGTGGAGATTTTAACAGGCGGCGCACCCCCACCGGCAGCGCTCCTGGAAAGGATCGAAGGACTCGGGTTCCACGTGACGCACGCCTACGGCCTGACGGAGGCGACGGGGCCTGCACTGGTTTGCGAGTGGAAGAAAGAGTGGAACGAATTTCCAGGGGAGGAGCAGGCGAAGCTGAAAGCGAGACAGGGGATCTGCACTCTGACTCTGGCGGATGTGGACGTGAAAGATTGTGATTCCATGGCGAGCGTTCCCCGGGATGGGAAAACAATGGGGGAAATCGTGCTGAGAGGGAGCAGCATAATGAAAGGGTATTTGAAAGACGAGATGGGCACAAGAAAAACTTTCAGAAACGGATGGTTTTGGACCGGTGATGTCGGGGTCGTACATCCCGACGGGTATGTAGAAATCAAGGACAGGTCCAAGGATGTGATCATCTCCGGCGGGGAGAATATAAGCAGCGTGGAGGTGGAGGCGGCGCTTTACAAGCACGCCGACGTGGTGGAGGCGGCGGTGGTGGCGATGCCTCATCCCAAGTGGGGTGAAAGTCCATGCGCATTCGTTGTCATGAGAAACAGAGGAGGCTCTGTTGTTACCGAAATGGATATTATTGATCACTGCCGCAAGAACATGCCGGGATACATGGTGCCGAAGAAGGTGCATTTCATGGCGGACTTGCCGAAAACATCGACGGGGAAAGTTCAGAAATTTGAGCTGAGGGCAATGACCAAAAATTTTGTAGTTTCAGATCACACTGGATCAAGAAAGGCGCCCACTGCTGATTCTGCAAAGAACAAGATCAGGGAGACCCCATCGATAtactatgatcatcatgatcAAACTCAACATCAGCAGCATCACAATATTCTTGCTGTTTCTCGTCTCTGA